Proteins encoded together in one Vigna angularis cultivar LongXiaoDou No.4 chromosome 5, ASM1680809v1, whole genome shotgun sequence window:
- the LOC108340606 gene encoding delta(24)-sterol reductase codes for MSDLEAPLRPKRKKIWVDYFVQFRWIIVIFVVLPISFTIYFLTYLGDVRSEWKSYKTRQKEHDENVKKVIKRLKQRDPSKDGLVCTARKPWIAVGMRNVDYKRARHFEVDLSAFRNILDIDRERMIARVEPLVNMGQISRATVPMNLSLAVVAELDDLTVGGLINGYGIEGSSHKYGLFSDTVVAYELVLADGTLVRATKDNEFSDLYYAVPWSQGTLGLLVAAEIRLIPIKEYMKLTYKPVVGNLQELAQAYCDSFAPRDGDQDNEEKVPDFVETMIYTPTEGVMMTGRYASKEEAKKKGNKINSVGWWFKPWFYQHAQTALKKGEFVEFIPTREYYHRHTRCLYWEGKLILPFADQWWFRFLLGWLMPPKVSLLKATQGDAIRNYYHEMHVIQDMLVPLYKVGDALEWVHREMEVYPIWLCPHKLFKLPIKTMIYPEPGFELHRRQGDTQTAQMYTDIGVYYAPGPVLRGEVFDGAEAVRKLESWLIENHGFQPQYAVSELSEKSFWRMFDASLYESVRKKYGAVGTFMSVYYKSKKGRKTEKEVQEAEQAHLETAYAEIDQPE; via the exons ATGTCAGATCTTGAGGCTCCCTTGCGcccaaagaggaagaagatttgGGTGGATTATTTTGTTCAGTTTCGATGGATCATTGTTATTTTTGTGGTCCTTCCCATTTCCTTCACCATTTATTTCCTGACATACCTTGGGGATGTGAGATCTGAGTGGAAGTCCTATAAGACCCGTCAGAAGGAACATGATGAGAATGTGAAGAAGGTTATTAAGCGTCTCAAACAGAGGGATCCATCCAAGGATGGTCTTGTCTGTACTGCTCGTAAGCCCTGGATTGCTGTTGGGATGCGGAATGTTGACTACAAGAGAGCCCGCCATTTTGAAGTTGATTTGTCCGCTTTCAGGAATATACTCGATATCGACCGAGAACGGATGATTGCAAGAGTGGAGCCCCTAGTCAACATGGGACAGATCTCCAGGGCGACCGTACCCATGAATCTTTCCCTTGCTGTCGTGGCCGAGCTTGATGATCTCACTGTCGGTGGTCTCATCAATGGCTATGGAATAGAAGGAAGCTCCCACAAATATGGCCTGTTCTCTGATACTGTGGTGGCCTACGAACTTGTGTTGGCTGATGGTACTCTTGTTAGAGCGACCAAGGACAATGAATTCTCTGATCTATACTATGCCGTTCCTTGGTCTCAGGGAACGCTCGGCCTTCTTGTAGCTGCTGAGATTAGGCTTATACCCATTAAGGAGTACATGAAGTTAACCTACAAACCTGTTGTTGGCAACCTGCAAGAACTCGCTCAGGCATACTGTGATTCTTTTGCTCCAAGAGATGGAGACCAGGATAATGAGGAGAAGGTTCCAGACTTCGTTGAAACAATGATTTATACTCCGACAGAAGGTGTGATGATGACGGGAAGATACGCTTCAAAGGAAGAGGCCAAGAAGAAGGGGAATAAGATAAACAGTGTAGGATGGTGGTTTAAACCCTGGTTCTATCAGCATGCACAGACGGCACTGAAGAAAGGAGAGTTTGTAGAATTCATTCCAACCAGAGAATATTATCACAGGCACACAAGATGCTTGTACTGGGAGGGAAAGCTTATCCTCCCATTCGCTGATCAATGGTGGTTTAGGTTTCTGCTTGGCTGGTTGATGCCACCAAAGGTTTCTCTCCTCAAGGCAACTCAAGGTGATGCTATAAGAAACTATTATCACGAAATGCACGTAATCCAGGACATGCTTGTTCCTTTGTACAAGGTGGGAGATGCTTTAGAATGGGTTCACCGTGAGATGGAG GTATACCCCATTTGGCTCTGCCCACACAAATTGTTCAAGCTGCCTATCAAAACTATGATTTACCCAGAGCCAGGGTTCGAACTACATCGTAGGCAGGGAGACACCCAAACTGCTCAAATGTACACAGATATTGGAGTTTACTATGCACCAGGTCCTGTTCTTAGGGGTGAGGTATTTGATGGGGCAGAAGCAGTGCGTAAGTTGGAGAGCTGGTTGATTGAAAACCACGGTTTTCAACCACAGTATGCTGTGTCCGAGCTGTCGGAGAAAAGCTTCTGGAGGATGTTTGATGCTAGTTTATATGAGAGTGTTAGGAAGAAGTACGGAGCAGTTGGTACCTTTATGAGTGTATACTACAAATCTAAGAAGGGCAGGAAAACTGAGAAGGAGGTACAAGAAGCGGAGCAAGCGCACCTTGAAACTGCATATGCGGAAATTGATCAACCAGAATAG
- the LOC108340609 gene encoding tricalbin-3: MILQHASSISHFSSLSPSLCPCNAAFPFSRRTRKRLFVNFGSRKFRRKRTVRLCALPSDASNPNWNSEFANSARRTAATFVLKRISNELDEDNNISNDVDETELHDLATPSSSSPSAAVQLGSNFTGFREDPIVDKLRTQLGVIHPIPSPPINRNVVGLFVFFFFVGVVFDKLWTSRRRSKSGGEDGLRGVWPQVPTSFSLFLEKDLQRKESVEWVNMVLGKLWKVYRGGIENWIIGLLQPVIDNLKKPDYVERVEIKQFSLGDEPLSVRNVERRTSRRVNDLQYQIGLRYTGGARMLLMLSLKFGIIPIVVPVGVRDFDIDGELWVKLRLIPTEPWVGAVSWAFVSLPKIKFELSPFRLFNLMAIPVLSMFLTKLLTEDLPKLFVRPKKIVLDFQKGKAVGPVANDVKSGEMQGNKDSVGELSVTLVDARKLSYIFYGKTDPYVVLGLGDQVIRSKKNSQTTVIGPPGMPIWNQDFHMLVSNPRKQKLFIQVKDALGFADLTIGTGEVDLGSLKDTVPTDKIVVLQGGWGFLGKRSCGEILLRLTYKAYVEDEEDDKTEMGSIYTDVSDDELSDSEANVTDEREERNSLYETDKESFMDVLAALIVSEEFQGIVASETGFGKVLDNGSNAASKVSKSPVPNAEPTPSSSDYSEGSGGSALLWLAVITSISLLISLNVGGSNLFNP, translated from the exons ATGATTCTACAACACGCTTCTTCCATTTCACACTTCTCTTCACTCTCTCCTTCTCTCTGTCCTTGTAACGCAGCATTTCCGTTCTCCAGAAGAACCAGAAAGCGGTTATTCGTAAATTTCGGTTCTCGCAAATTCCGCAGAAAACGCACCGTTCGCCTCTGCGCCCTTCCTTCCGACGCTTCCAACCCGAACTGGAATTCAGAATTCGCAAATTCCGCGCGGAGAACCGCCGCAACGTTCGTTCTCAAACGAATTTCCAATGAACTCGACGAAGACAACAACATCAGCAACGATGTTGATGAAACCGAGCTGCACGATTTAGCTACGCCGTCCTCGTCGTCGCCGTCGGCGGCGGTTCAATTAGGTTCAAACTTCACCGGTTTCCGCGAGGATCCTATTGTGGATAAGCTGAGGACGCAGCTAGGGGTTATTCACCCGATTCCGTCGCCTCCGATTAATCGCAACGTGGTTGGcttgtttgtgttcttcttcttcgtcggCGTGGTGTTCGATAAACTGTGGACTTCGCGGCGGCGGAGCAAGAGCGGCGGCGAGGATGGGCTGCGCGGCGTGTGGCCGCAGGTGCCGACGAGCTTTTCGCTGTTCCTGGAGAAGGATTTGCAGAGGAAGGAGTCCGTGGAGTGGGTGAACATGGTGCTGGGGAAGCTGTGGAAGGTGTATAGAGGTGGAATTGAGAACTGGATTATAGGGTTGCTTCAGCCTGTGATTGACAATTTGAAGAAGCCTGATTACGTTGAGAGGGTTGAGATTAAGCAGTTCTCGTTAGGAGATGAACCCTTGTCTGTTAGGAATGTTGAGCGCAGGACTTCTCGCAGGGTCAACGACTTGCA GTACCAGATAGGGCTTAGGTACACAGGTGGTGCTCGCATGCTGTTGATGCTTTCTCTGAAATTTGGCATTATTCCAATTGTCGTACCTGTTGGTGTTCGAGATTTTGACATCGATGGCGAACTTTGGGTAAAATTAAGACTAATACCAACGGAACCATGGGTGGGAGCTGTTTCATGGGCTTTTGTTTCACTTCCCAAGATCAAGTTTGAACTATCTCCATTCCGTCTGTTCAATTTAATGG CAATTCCAGTTCTCTCGAT GTTTTTGACTAAACTTCTCACTGAAGATTTACCCAAACTATTTGTACGCCCTAAGAAAATAGTTTTAGATTTCCAAAAAGGAAAAGCTGTGGGTCCAGTTGCTAATGATGTTAAATCTGGAGAAATGCAAGGAAATAAAGATTCTGTGGGTGAACTATCTGTTACTCTGGTGGATGCTCGAAAACTTTCTTATATTTTCTATG GCAAGACAGATCCATATGTTGTTCTTGGCCTTGGTGATCAAGTTATACGCAGCAAAAAGAACAGTCAAACTACCGTAATTGGACCCCCAGGAATGCCAATTTGGAATCAG GATTTTCATATGCTCGTTTCCAACCCTAGAAAACAGAAGTTATTCATTCAAGTAAAGGACGCTCTAGGATTTGCAGATTTGACTATCGGTACAGGAGAG GTTGATTTGGGATCTCTTAAAGACACTGTACCAACAGACAAAATTGTTGTTTTACAAGGAGGTTGGGGATTTTTAGGAAAGCGCTCTTGTGGCGAGATATTACTTCGGCTAACATATAAAGCATATGTGGAGGATGAGGAAGATGATAAAACTGAGATGGGTTCCATTTATACTGATGTTTCTGATGACGAGTTGTCTGATTCGGAAGCAAATGTCACTGACGAGAGGGAGGAAAGAAATTCTTTGTACGAAACAGATAAAGAGTCATTTATGGATGTTTTGGCAGCATTAATTGTGAGCGAAGAATTTCAGGGGATAGTAGCATCTGAAACAGGGTTTGGCAAAGTTTTGGACAATGGCTCAAATGCTGCGTCTAAAGTGTCAAAGTCTCCGGTTCCCAATGCTGAACCAACTCCTTCTAGTTCTGATTATTCTGAAGGTTCTGGAG GGTCAGCCTTACTTTGGCTTGCTGTGATTACTAGCATATCACTACTAATTTCTCTCAATGTTGGGGGATCCAATCTCTTCAATCCTTAA
- the LOC108340759 gene encoding homogentisate 1,2-dioxygenase isoform X1: MDNPIAGDDFSYLSGFGNHHSSEALAGALPAGQNSPLICPFGLYAEQISGTSFTSPRNRNLFSWFYRIKPSVTHQPFQPRVPSNRRIFSEFNNSNSSANPTQLRWKPMDAPDSPTDFIDGLSTICGSGSSFMRHGYAIHMYAANKSMENCAFCNADGDFLIVPQQGRLLITTECGRLKVSPGEIAILPQGFRFSVNLLDSPSRGYVAEIFGTHFQLPDLGPIGANGLAAPRDFLVPTAWFENKSYPGYTIVQKFGGELFSAVQDFSPFNVVAWHGNYFPYKYDLSKFCPYNTVLFDHSDPSINTVLTAPTEKPGVALLDFVIFPPRWLVAEHTFRPPYYHRNCMSEFMGLIHGGYEAKADGFLPGGASLHNCMTPHGPDTKSYEATIVRGNDIGPSKITETMAFMFESSLIPRISQWALESPFLDQDYYQCWIGLKSHFTVTETCPENQP; encoded by the exons ATGGACAACCCAATCGCCGGCGACGATTTCAGCTACCTTTCTGGCTTCGGAAACCACCATTCCTCCGAGGCTCTCGCCGGAGCTTTGCCGGCGGGGCAGAACAGCCCTCTCATCTGCCCCTTCGGTCTCTACGCCGAGCAAATCTCCGGCACCTCCTTCACCTCCCCTCGCAACCGCAACCTCTTCAG TTGGTTTTACCGGATCAAGCCATCAGTGACCCACCAACCCTTTCAACCTAGAGTACCTAGTAACAGGAGAATTTTTAGTGagttcaacaactccaacagtTCTGCTAACCCAACACAGCTTAGATGGAAGCCCATGGATGCACCTGATTCACCAACGGATTTCATTGATGGGTTGTCCACCATTTGTGGTTCTGGCAGCTCTTTCATGCGCCACGGATATGCTATCCACAT GTACGCTGCAAACAAATCAATGGAGAATTGTGCCTTTTGCAATGCCGATGGTGACTTCTTGATAGTTCCCCAGCAAGGAA GACTCTTAATCACTACTGAATGTGGAAGGTTAAAAGTTTCCCCGGGTGAAATTGCTATACTACCTCAAGGTTTTCGTTTTTCTGTGAATCTGCTTGATAGTCCATCGCGGGGTTATGTTGCTGAAATATTTGGTACTCATTTTCAACTTCCTGATCTGGGACCGATAG GTGCTAATGGTCTTGCCGCGCCAAGGGATTTCCTTGTTCCTACTGCATGGTTTGAAAATAAATCCTATCCTGGGTACACTATAGTGCAGAAGTTTGGGGGTGAACTGTTTTCTGCAGTTCAAGATTTCTCTCCCTTCAATGTTGTTGCTTGGCATGGTAATTATTTTCCATATAAG TATGATTTAAGCAAATTCTGCCCTTATAATACGGTTCTGTTTGATCATAGTGATCCATCAATCAATACTG TGTTGACAGCACCAACTGAAAAACCTGGAGTGGCATTACTTGATTTTGTCATTTTTCCACCCAGATGGCTGGTTGCTGAGCACACTTTCCGGCCTCCATATTATCATCGCAACTGCATGAGTGAATTTATGGGTCTCATTCACGGTGGCTATGAG GCCAAGGCTGATGGATTTCTTCCTGGTGGTGCAAGTCTCCATAACTGTATGACTCCCCATGGTCCTGATACCAAGTCATATGAG GCTACCATTGTTCGAGGTAATGATATAGGACCCTCCAAGATCACAGAAACAATGGCTTTTATGTTTGAATCAAGTTTGATACCCCGGATCAGTCAATGGGCCCTAGAATCACCCTTCTTGGATCAAGATTACTACCAGTGTTGGATTGGCCTCAAATCTCATTTTACAGTAACAGAGACATGTCCTGAAAACCAACCATAA
- the LOC108340759 gene encoding homogentisate 1,2-dioxygenase isoform X2, producing the protein MDNPIAGDDFSYLSGFGNHHSSEALAGALPAGQNSPLICPFGLYAEQISGTSFTSPRNRNLFSWFYRIKPSVTHQPFQPRVPSNRRIFSEFNNSNSSANPTQLRWKPMDAPDSPTDFIDGLSTICGSGSSFMRHGYAIHMYAANKSMENCAFCNADGDFLIVPQQGRLLITTECGRLKVSPGEIAILPQGFRFSVNLLDSPSRGYVAEIFGTHFQLPDLGPIGANGLAAPRDFLVPTAWFENKSYPGYTIVQKFGGELFSAVQDFSPFNVVAWHGNYFPYKYDLSKFCPYNTVLFDHSDPSINTVLTAPTEKPGVALLDFVIFPPRWLVAEHTFRPPYYHRNCMSEFMGLIHGGYEAKADGFLPGGASLHNCMTPHGPDTKSYEVWFFQTIMHKK; encoded by the exons ATGGACAACCCAATCGCCGGCGACGATTTCAGCTACCTTTCTGGCTTCGGAAACCACCATTCCTCCGAGGCTCTCGCCGGAGCTTTGCCGGCGGGGCAGAACAGCCCTCTCATCTGCCCCTTCGGTCTCTACGCCGAGCAAATCTCCGGCACCTCCTTCACCTCCCCTCGCAACCGCAACCTCTTCAG TTGGTTTTACCGGATCAAGCCATCAGTGACCCACCAACCCTTTCAACCTAGAGTACCTAGTAACAGGAGAATTTTTAGTGagttcaacaactccaacagtTCTGCTAACCCAACACAGCTTAGATGGAAGCCCATGGATGCACCTGATTCACCAACGGATTTCATTGATGGGTTGTCCACCATTTGTGGTTCTGGCAGCTCTTTCATGCGCCACGGATATGCTATCCACAT GTACGCTGCAAACAAATCAATGGAGAATTGTGCCTTTTGCAATGCCGATGGTGACTTCTTGATAGTTCCCCAGCAAGGAA GACTCTTAATCACTACTGAATGTGGAAGGTTAAAAGTTTCCCCGGGTGAAATTGCTATACTACCTCAAGGTTTTCGTTTTTCTGTGAATCTGCTTGATAGTCCATCGCGGGGTTATGTTGCTGAAATATTTGGTACTCATTTTCAACTTCCTGATCTGGGACCGATAG GTGCTAATGGTCTTGCCGCGCCAAGGGATTTCCTTGTTCCTACTGCATGGTTTGAAAATAAATCCTATCCTGGGTACACTATAGTGCAGAAGTTTGGGGGTGAACTGTTTTCTGCAGTTCAAGATTTCTCTCCCTTCAATGTTGTTGCTTGGCATGGTAATTATTTTCCATATAAG TATGATTTAAGCAAATTCTGCCCTTATAATACGGTTCTGTTTGATCATAGTGATCCATCAATCAATACTG TGTTGACAGCACCAACTGAAAAACCTGGAGTGGCATTACTTGATTTTGTCATTTTTCCACCCAGATGGCTGGTTGCTGAGCACACTTTCCGGCCTCCATATTATCATCGCAACTGCATGAGTGAATTTATGGGTCTCATTCACGGTGGCTATGAG GCCAAGGCTGATGGATTTCTTCCTGGTGGTGCAAGTCTCCATAACTGTATGACTCCCCATGGTCCTGATACCAAGTCATATGAGGTATGGTTTTTCCAAACAATCATGCACAAAAAGTAA